One genomic window of Anaeromyxobacter diazotrophicus includes the following:
- a CDS encoding heparinase II/III family protein has translation MSPWPLPLNYLAARVPPGRLLAGATRRAWRSVRARAEPASPPARELLDGIGCASAAELSRRLGSPGRALVAYDRFGLAEALARRFPAERERAVARAEEALSGRWTIFGREVEVSRDGGGTDWNLDPLTRLRFPPSPVRGTLSPSVQGADPKAAWAVGRGEQWVALGCAGVAAPERAARYAEAFTASLRDFAAENPLGAGVQWASPMEAALRLVCAGQAHALLSGQPALADPPHALALAQLAVGTARLLLARREDAGAIPNNHLVADLVGLLAAAALLPEWPEAPRWRAAGAAGLRREILAQTHADGTSFEGSVPYHRLALELFTAGALLARRARARLGEAYARRLAAMYAAARALLFQGGALPQLGDHDSGRVLAFRARPALDAGYLLPLGAAVTGDAALRLRPGVEDAEEALWTCGPAALERLAAAPPGPPPRSASFPEGGFHLLRRGGAEVALSCGRNGQAGVGGHSHNDKLAFELRLGGELVVCDPGSPCYTADPALRDAFRATRAHATVALDGAEQAPIPRGRPFALPDAARAVRLAFASGAEGERFAGEHQGYARLGVVHRRELLLADGGLLVLDRLLGAGAHEVELRWPFPDEEARLRPLTAGERLGVWAIPGTRLQPFDLERAVEVGPAASPRAVLVVAGSGPLAARLAPAGYAPGYGELRPSRTAVFTGRLACPATLCTVVLSPGAGAP, from the coding sequence ATGTCCCCCTGGCCGCTCCCCCTGAACTACCTGGCGGCGCGCGTGCCGCCCGGGCGCCTCCTCGCGGGAGCCACGCGCCGCGCCTGGCGCAGCGTGCGCGCGCGGGCGGAACCCGCGTCCCCTCCGGCGCGGGAGCTCCTCGACGGGATCGGCTGCGCCTCGGCCGCGGAGCTGTCCCGCCGGCTCGGGAGCCCCGGCCGAGCGCTCGTCGCGTACGACCGGTTCGGGCTGGCGGAGGCGCTGGCGCGGCGCTTCCCGGCGGAGCGGGAGCGCGCCGTCGCGCGCGCGGAGGAGGCGCTCTCGGGCCGGTGGACCATCTTCGGGCGCGAGGTCGAGGTCTCGCGCGACGGCGGAGGGACCGACTGGAACCTCGACCCGCTGACCCGGCTCCGCTTCCCGCCCTCCCCGGTCCGCGGCACGCTCTCGCCGAGCGTGCAGGGGGCCGACCCCAAGGCCGCCTGGGCGGTAGGGCGCGGCGAGCAGTGGGTGGCGCTCGGCTGCGCCGGCGTGGCCGCCCCGGAACGTGCCGCCCGCTACGCCGAGGCCTTCACCGCGTCCCTGCGCGACTTCGCGGCCGAGAACCCGCTGGGCGCGGGGGTGCAGTGGGCCTCCCCGATGGAGGCCGCGCTGCGCCTCGTGTGCGCCGGCCAGGCGCACGCGCTCCTCTCAGGTCAGCCCGCCCTGGCGGACCCCCCTCACGCGCTCGCCCTGGCGCAGCTCGCGGTGGGGACGGCGCGCCTCCTCCTCGCGCGGCGGGAGGACGCCGGCGCTATCCCGAACAATCACCTCGTGGCCGACCTGGTGGGGTTGCTCGCCGCCGCGGCGCTCCTCCCCGAGTGGCCGGAGGCCCCCCGCTGGCGCGCCGCCGGCGCGGCGGGGCTCCGCCGCGAGATCCTCGCCCAGACCCACGCCGACGGGACGAGCTTCGAGGGCTCCGTCCCCTACCACCGCCTGGCGCTCGAGCTCTTCACGGCGGGGGCGCTCCTGGCGCGGCGCGCCCGCGCGCGGCTCGGCGAGGCCTACGCCCGGCGGCTGGCGGCGATGTACGCCGCCGCGCGCGCGCTCCTCTTCCAGGGCGGCGCGCTCCCGCAGCTCGGCGACCACGACTCGGGCCGGGTCCTCGCCTTCCGCGCCAGGCCCGCGCTCGACGCGGGCTACCTCCTCCCCCTCGGCGCGGCGGTGACCGGGGACGCGGCGCTGCGACTCCGCCCCGGGGTCGAGGACGCCGAGGAGGCGCTCTGGACCTGCGGCCCGGCGGCGCTCGAGCGGCTGGCGGCGGCGCCGCCCGGCCCGCCGCCGCGCTCGGCCAGCTTCCCCGAAGGCGGGTTCCACCTGCTGCGGCGCGGCGGGGCCGAGGTGGCCCTGTCGTGCGGCCGCAACGGGCAGGCGGGCGTGGGCGGCCACTCGCACAACGACAAGCTCGCGTTCGAGCTGCGCCTCGGGGGGGAGCTCGTGGTGTGCGACCCAGGCTCGCCCTGCTACACGGCGGACCCCGCGCTGCGCGACGCGTTCCGCGCCACCCGGGCGCACGCCACGGTGGCGCTGGACGGCGCCGAGCAGGCGCCCATCCCGCGGGGGCGGCCCTTCGCGCTCCCGGACGCCGCCCGCGCCGTCCGGCTCGCCTTCGCCTCGGGCGCGGAGGGCGAGCGCTTCGCGGGCGAGCACCAGGGGTACGCGCGCCTCGGCGTGGTCCACCGGCGCGAGCTCCTCCTCGCCGACGGCGGGCTCCTCGTGCTGGACCGGCTCCTCGGGGCGGGCGCGCACGAGGTGGAGCTGCGCTGGCCCTTCCCGGACGAGGAGGCGCGGCTCAGGCCGCTCACCGCCGGGGAGCGGCTGGGCGTGTGGGCGATCCCGGGGACGCGGCTCCAGCCGTTCGACCTCGAGCGCGCGGTCGAGGTCGGCCCCGCCGCGTCGCCGCGCGCGGTGCTGGTCGTGGCGGGGTCCGGCCCGCTCGCGGCGCGCCTCGCGCCCGCCGGCTACGCGCCGGGCTACGGCGAGCTGCGCCCCTCGCGGACGGCCGTCTTCACCGGGCGGCTCGCCTGCCCCGCGACGCTCTGCACGGTGGTGCTCTCGCCCGGCGCGGGCGCGCCCTGA
- a CDS encoding alkaline phosphatase family protein: MPVIFVFVDGVGAGARDPEVNPLARVDHLLSRFADGSGAPLPGGGRAVLADACLGVPGRPQSATGQATLLTGENAPRALGHHLLGFPNAPLRDLLRRASIFRRLAEAGRRGTFANAYPVAYLRALDLPCEGEPEPALLGRRRPRASATTVAFSAGAGPFRTWDDAGAGRGLTHDITGRRARALGARVPERTPEEAAAALLGIARGHDLTLFEFYETDEAGHARSMDHALDALARVDALLRALVAALPPDVALVVTSDHGNVEDLSARNHTLAPVPVLGFGAAAARLGEVMDLTHIAPLLLTLAGVGALPDRAAGG; the protein is encoded by the coding sequence ATGCCCGTGATCTTCGTCTTCGTGGACGGCGTCGGCGCGGGCGCCCGCGATCCCGAGGTGAACCCGCTCGCCCGGGTCGACCACCTGCTCTCCCGCTTCGCCGACGGGTCCGGCGCGCCGCTGCCGGGGGGCGGCCGCGCCGTGCTGGCCGACGCCTGCCTCGGCGTCCCGGGCCGGCCGCAGTCCGCCACCGGGCAGGCCACGCTGCTCACCGGCGAGAACGCCCCCCGCGCCCTCGGGCACCACCTGCTCGGCTTCCCCAACGCGCCGCTCCGGGACCTCCTGCGCCGGGCATCCATCTTCCGCCGCCTGGCGGAGGCGGGCCGCCGCGGCACCTTCGCGAACGCCTACCCGGTGGCCTACCTCCGCGCGCTCGACCTCCCCTGCGAGGGAGAGCCGGAGCCGGCGCTGCTGGGGCGGCGCCGGCCGCGCGCGTCGGCCACCACCGTCGCCTTCTCCGCCGGCGCCGGCCCGTTCCGCACCTGGGACGACGCGGGCGCGGGCCGCGGCCTCACCCACGACATCACCGGCCGCCGCGCCCGCGCCCTCGGCGCGCGCGTGCCCGAGCGGACGCCCGAGGAGGCCGCCGCGGCGCTGCTCGGCATCGCGCGCGGCCACGACCTCACCCTGTTCGAGTTCTACGAGACCGACGAGGCGGGCCACGCCCGCTCGATGGACCACGCGCTCGACGCGCTCGCGCGCGTGGACGCCCTCCTGCGCGCCCTCGTGGCCGCGCTGCCGCCCGACGTCGCGCTGGTGGTGACGAGCGACCACGGCAACGTGGAGGACCTCTCGGCGCGCAACCACACGCTGGCGCCCGTGCCGGTGCTCGGCTTCGGGGCGGCGGCGGCGCGCCTGGGCGAGGTGATGGACCTCACCCACATCGCCCCGCTCCTCCTCACCCTGGCCGGGGTGGGCGCCTTGCCGGACCGCGCCGCCGGGGGCTAG
- a CDS encoding serine/threonine-protein kinase, with translation MRTFGKYRLVEPVASGGMAEVWRAEAPGAEGFVKEVALKLIRGDHDARGDFVRMFVQEARLASRLSHANIVQVFDFDQVDGRYYIAMELVRGRTLREVVDRCREQGARLGLARAVHVCAEVARALAYAHRLEEGGAPAGLVHRDVSPQNVLVSFEGEVKLTDFGIARALGASEVTAPGTVKGKLAYMAPEQARGEPVDGRADVFALGVVLWELCAGRRLFARDTDAATLAALLSPEPLSPPSAWNEAVPPRLDEVALAALERDPARRTASADAFAEALAGLRLELAEGHEDLDLRALMRRLWPEGITPAARAPAAPTLVREAAGTAVRAAPPAQVALEDLSTRTALPPAPRRRLGVLLTAAALAVAAVGGAAVWRGARGATAHATATEAVTANATASPSATPMSTATATPTPTATATAMPTATPTATPTATPTATPTATPTAGRPEAPPPAPPRPKVARATPAVLEVHVSPWAMLSVDGGPAEEVVVRRDLKLLPGQHTLRVERPGAGTAELELSLGAGERRRWAPRLKR, from the coding sequence GTGCGCACGTTCGGTAAATACCGCCTGGTCGAGCCAGTCGCCTCCGGCGGGATGGCCGAGGTGTGGCGCGCGGAGGCCCCGGGGGCGGAGGGCTTCGTGAAGGAGGTCGCGCTGAAGCTCATCCGCGGCGACCACGACGCGCGGGGCGACTTCGTCCGGATGTTCGTGCAGGAGGCGCGGCTCGCCTCGCGGCTCTCCCACGCCAACATCGTCCAGGTCTTCGACTTCGACCAGGTGGACGGCCGGTACTACATCGCGATGGAGCTGGTGCGCGGGCGCACGCTGCGCGAGGTGGTGGACCGCTGCCGCGAGCAGGGGGCGCGGCTGGGGCTGGCGCGCGCCGTTCACGTCTGCGCCGAGGTGGCGCGCGCGCTCGCCTACGCGCACCGGCTGGAGGAGGGCGGCGCGCCGGCCGGGCTCGTGCACCGCGACGTGTCGCCGCAGAACGTCCTGGTGTCGTTCGAGGGCGAGGTGAAGCTCACCGACTTCGGGATCGCGCGCGCCCTGGGCGCCTCCGAGGTGACCGCGCCCGGCACGGTGAAGGGGAAGCTCGCGTACATGGCGCCGGAGCAGGCGCGGGGCGAGCCGGTGGACGGCCGCGCCGACGTCTTCGCGCTGGGGGTGGTGCTGTGGGAGCTGTGCGCGGGGCGCCGGCTCTTCGCGCGCGACACCGACGCCGCCACGCTGGCGGCGCTCCTCTCGCCCGAGCCGCTCTCCCCGCCCTCGGCCTGGAACGAGGCGGTGCCGCCGCGACTCGACGAGGTGGCGCTGGCTGCGCTCGAGCGCGATCCCGCCCGACGCACCGCGTCCGCCGACGCCTTCGCCGAGGCGCTGGCGGGCCTGCGGCTCGAGCTCGCCGAGGGGCACGAGGACCTCGACCTGCGCGCGCTCATGCGGAGGCTGTGGCCGGAGGGGATCACCCCGGCGGCGCGGGCTCCGGCGGCGCCCACGTTGGTGCGCGAGGCCGCCGGGACCGCCGTCCGGGCGGCGCCGCCGGCGCAGGTGGCGCTCGAGGACCTGTCCACGCGGACCGCGCTCCCGCCCGCCCCGCGGCGGCGCCTGGGCGTGCTCCTGACGGCCGCGGCGCTCGCCGTCGCGGCGGTGGGGGGCGCGGCGGTGTGGAGGGGAGCGCGGGGGGCGACGGCGCACGCGACCGCCACCGAGGCGGTGACCGCGAACGCGACCGCGAGTCCGTCCGCGACCCCGATGTCGACCGCGACCGCGACCCCGACCCCGACCGCGACCGCGACCGCGATGCCGACCGCGACGCCGACCGCGACGCCGACCGCGACGCCGACCGCGACGCCGACCGCGACGCCGACCGCGGGCCGCCCCGAGGCCCCACCCCCTGCGCCCCCTCGCCCGAAGGTCGCCCGCGCCACCCCCGCCGTCCTCGAGGTCCACGTCTCCCCCTGGGCCATGCTCAGCGTCGACGGCGGGCCGGCCGAGGAGGTCGTGGTGCGGCGCGACCTGAAGCTCCTGCCCGGCCAGCACACCCTGCGCGTCGAGCGCCCCGGGGCCGGGACCGCCGAGCTGGAGCTCTCGCTCGGCGCCGGCGAGCGCCGGCGCTGGGCGCCGCGCCTGAAGCGCTGA
- a CDS encoding TonB-dependent receptor plug domain-containing protein produces the protein MLPPRLRPLALAAAVALGLATPAVAAAADEAPALAAPPRLLQDVPPELPPGTVFPAPEVTVVLQLDVAADGHVERVALVEGAGEPFDGAALAAARRYAFEPARLTTGEPVPVAITYKLRIARPAPPPPAPVRFGGLLLERGTRKPLEGVEVAAEVEGEPVAQAVTGADGRFQLEVPASAFRLVALPAGHDRLAAEVAAKPGEVREETFYLQAAPGGGGYTAVVRGDRVRREVTKQVVPADELALLPGSQGDTLKAVLNLPGAARPSYLGGQLILRGSAPGDSAAFVDGLEIPILYHFGGLRSTFAPRFLESVEFVPGNFAPDYGRLTGGIVNARVRDPSKDLVRGEADFNLYDAGVALEAPLSSSWSVGGAFRRSWIDTLLPLVVGSNSAVSFTTAPRFYDYQLLATYQPDARDKVRLLFFGSQDSLAAVIKRPGNDPTLAGDLTTRLAYHELEATWSHVFTPVLRHESWLALGLQQTNFAIGPGLFFDLTSYRLDARSTFVWEATRTVEARAGLDLQNAFYQVALDVPRPPTEGQPPPPISTQQRVSADLHSALYDPAAFAELRLSPREDLSILPSLRLDYDSGIRRWSLDPRLMVRFTVVDGTVLKAAAGVYQQPPSAPQSSAAVGNPHLAAERSYQYSLGFEQRVRQGVDLDVAGFYKELTRVVVQNQAVNLDPSQPAYLNSGKGRIYGVEVLLKARLGERFFGWIAYTFQRSFRTDRPGDPERLFSFDQPHILTALASYQLSSKWALGGRYRLVSGNPYTPVNDSVYDATTDVYVPRYGATNSGRLGSFQSLDVRVDRFWTYPRWKLSAYLDVQNVLNRSNQEGWLYRYDYREKTPATGLPILPILGVKAEW, from the coding sequence GTGCTGCCGCCCCGCCTGCGCCCGCTCGCCCTCGCCGCCGCCGTCGCGCTCGGCCTCGCCACCCCCGCGGTCGCAGCGGCCGCGGACGAGGCGCCCGCGCTGGCCGCGCCCCCGCGGCTCCTCCAGGACGTCCCCCCCGAGCTGCCGCCCGGCACCGTCTTCCCGGCGCCGGAGGTGACGGTCGTGCTCCAGCTCGACGTCGCCGCCGACGGGCACGTCGAGCGGGTGGCGCTCGTCGAGGGGGCGGGCGAGCCGTTCGACGGCGCCGCGCTGGCGGCGGCGCGGCGCTACGCCTTCGAGCCGGCGCGCCTCACCACCGGCGAGCCGGTGCCGGTCGCCATCACCTACAAGCTCCGCATCGCGCGGCCCGCGCCGCCGCCCCCGGCCCCCGTCCGCTTCGGCGGCCTGCTCCTCGAGCGCGGCACCCGCAAGCCGCTCGAGGGGGTGGAGGTGGCGGCCGAGGTGGAGGGCGAGCCGGTGGCGCAGGCGGTGACCGGCGCCGACGGCCGCTTCCAGCTCGAGGTGCCAGCCAGCGCCTTCCGGCTGGTGGCGCTCCCCGCGGGCCACGACCGGCTGGCGGCCGAAGTCGCCGCGAAGCCGGGCGAGGTGAGAGAGGAGACGTTCTACCTGCAGGCGGCGCCGGGCGGCGGCGGCTACACGGCGGTGGTGCGCGGCGACCGCGTCCGGCGCGAGGTGACGAAGCAGGTCGTGCCCGCCGACGAGCTGGCGCTGCTCCCCGGCTCGCAGGGCGACACGCTCAAGGCGGTGCTGAACCTGCCCGGCGCGGCGCGGCCGTCGTACCTGGGCGGCCAGCTCATCCTGCGCGGCTCGGCGCCGGGCGACAGCGCCGCCTTCGTGGACGGGCTCGAGATCCCGATCCTCTACCACTTCGGCGGGCTGCGCAGCACGTTCGCGCCGCGCTTCCTCGAGTCGGTCGAGTTCGTGCCGGGCAACTTCGCGCCCGACTACGGGCGGCTCACCGGCGGCATCGTCAACGCGCGGGTGCGCGACCCGTCGAAGGACCTCGTCCGCGGCGAGGCGGACTTCAACCTCTACGACGCCGGAGTCGCGCTCGAGGCGCCGCTCTCGTCGAGCTGGTCGGTGGGCGGCGCGTTCCGGCGCTCCTGGATCGACACGCTGCTCCCGCTCGTCGTCGGCTCCAACTCGGCCGTCTCCTTCACGACCGCGCCGCGCTTCTACGACTACCAGCTCCTCGCCACCTACCAGCCGGACGCGCGGGACAAGGTGCGCCTGCTCTTCTTCGGCTCGCAGGACTCGCTGGCGGCCGTCATCAAGCGGCCCGGGAACGACCCGACGCTGGCAGGCGATCTCACCACGCGCCTCGCCTACCACGAGCTCGAGGCGACCTGGTCGCACGTCTTCACGCCGGTGCTCCGGCACGAGAGCTGGCTGGCGCTGGGGCTCCAGCAGACGAACTTCGCCATCGGGCCGGGGCTCTTCTTCGACCTCACGAGCTACCGCCTCGACGCCCGGAGCACCTTCGTCTGGGAGGCGACCCGGACCGTGGAGGCGCGCGCGGGGCTCGACCTGCAGAACGCCTTCTACCAGGTCGCGCTCGACGTGCCCCGGCCGCCCACCGAGGGGCAGCCGCCCCCGCCGATCTCGACGCAGCAGCGCGTCAGCGCGGACCTCCACAGTGCCCTCTACGATCCGGCGGCCTTCGCCGAGCTGCGCCTCTCGCCGCGGGAGGACCTGTCCATCCTCCCGTCGCTGCGCCTCGACTACGACAGCGGGATCCGCCGCTGGAGCCTCGACCCGCGCCTCATGGTGCGCTTCACGGTGGTGGACGGCACGGTCCTCAAGGCCGCGGCTGGCGTCTACCAGCAGCCGCCCTCGGCGCCGCAGAGCAGCGCGGCCGTCGGCAACCCGCACCTGGCGGCCGAGCGGAGCTACCAGTACTCGCTGGGCTTCGAGCAGCGGGTGCGCCAGGGGGTCGACCTCGACGTGGCCGGGTTCTACAAGGAGCTGACGCGGGTGGTGGTGCAGAACCAGGCGGTGAACCTCGACCCGTCCCAGCCCGCTTACCTCAACTCCGGGAAGGGGCGCATCTACGGCGTCGAGGTGCTGCTCAAGGCGCGGCTCGGCGAGCGCTTCTTCGGGTGGATCGCGTACACCTTCCAGCGCTCGTTCCGCACCGACCGCCCCGGCGATCCCGAGCGGCTCTTCAGCTTCGACCAGCCGCACATCCTCACCGCGCTGGCGAGCTACCAGCTCTCCTCGAAGTGGGCGCTGGGCGGGCGGTACCGGCTCGTCTCGGGGAACCCCTACACGCCCGTGAACGACTCGGTCTACGACGCGACCACCGACGTCTACGTCCCGCGCTACGGGGCGACGAACTCCGGCCGGCTCGGCAGCTTCCAGTCGCTCGACGTGCGGGTGGACCGCTTCTGGACGTACCCGCGCTGGAAGCTCTCGGCGTACCTCGACGTGCAGAACGTCCTCAACCGCTCGAACCAGGAGGGCTGGCTCTACCGCTACGATTACCGGGAGAAGACGCCGGCGACCGGGCTGCCCATCCTGCCCATCCTGGGCGTGAAGGCGGAGTGGTGA
- a CDS encoding MerR family transcriptional regulator, producing the protein MAFLLTSTDLDRLERDRVRGVTSREVVKLFQSRGARLSAATFRKYVQAGLLPRSRRVGRKGKHTGSTGLYPVAVVRRIDLIKRMLADGLTLDDVRQSFVAVKHRLEEVQGGWGALVSELEQRAQAHPRRREVERELARAEREMRSALRRVEKVGGRIATVRRAGLEGVSG; encoded by the coding sequence ATGGCCTTCCTGCTCACCTCCACCGACCTCGATCGCCTCGAGCGCGATCGCGTCCGGGGCGTGACCAGCCGGGAGGTCGTGAAGCTGTTCCAGAGCCGCGGCGCGCGGCTGTCGGCCGCGACCTTCCGCAAGTACGTCCAGGCGGGGCTCCTGCCGCGGAGCCGCCGGGTGGGCCGCAAGGGCAAGCACACCGGCTCCACGGGGCTCTACCCGGTGGCGGTGGTGCGGCGGATCGACCTCATCAAGCGGATGCTGGCCGACGGGCTCACGCTGGACGACGTCCGGCAGAGCTTCGTCGCGGTGAAGCACCGCCTCGAGGAGGTGCAGGGCGGGTGGGGCGCGCTCGTCTCCGAGCTGGAGCAGCGCGCCCAGGCGCACCCGCGGCGCCGCGAGGTGGAGCGCGAGCTGGCGCGCGCCGAGCGCGAGATGCGCTCCGCGCTGCGGCGCGTGGAGAAGGTGGGCGGCCGGATCGCGACGGTGCGGCGGGCCGGGCTGGAGGGCGTGAGCGGTTGA
- a CDS encoding TldD/PmbA family protein yields MTLAPLLALALHAAAPDPRLALLAAMEQEGARSMQRLRIAGYEAPFFLSYQLKDLRHEEVGGRFGAVVDDLTRHDRRVHADVRVGSYDLDSSSRDDVSMFLGPEGQTWSAPRDAPLDDDPQALRNALWLVTDEKYKEALSSYFKKKSKGVYRADDPDRAPSLTREPPQRHVDPVRPFDFDRARWRAEVRRLSGLFRGHPDVFDASVKVTGEKQVRWFTSSEGSALVTEETVYAVHVQAVARAVDGQLLENSRDFYARAEAALPPPDRLEREVRALVLELEALRTAPVVDPYTGPAILAPEATGVLFHEAVGHRLEGERQDDDKEGQTFKGQVGKAILPAFLSVLDDPTQQAEGEVALNGAYAYDDQGVPAQRTVLVEDGVLRTFLLSRRPVKPFTRSNGHGRSQGAMPPIARMGNLVLRSKKQVPMTELKRLLLEEARRQGKPYALVIQDITGGNTNTMSYGYQAFKGTPRLVYRVDVATGKQELVRGVELVGTPLSSVSRVLATGDEVRAFNGYCGAESGYVPVSTVAPAALVSEIELQRVARANERSPILPAPWSERPTASAEAR; encoded by the coding sequence ATGACCCTCGCCCCACTCCTCGCGCTCGCCCTCCACGCCGCCGCGCCCGACCCGCGCCTCGCGCTGCTCGCCGCCATGGAGCAGGAGGGCGCCCGCTCCATGCAGCGCCTGCGCATCGCCGGCTACGAGGCGCCCTTCTTCCTCTCCTACCAGCTGAAGGACCTGCGCCACGAGGAGGTGGGCGGCCGCTTCGGGGCGGTGGTGGACGACCTCACCCGCCACGACCGGCGCGTCCACGCCGACGTGCGGGTGGGCAGCTACGATCTCGACTCCTCCTCCCGCGACGACGTCTCCATGTTCCTCGGGCCGGAGGGGCAGACCTGGTCGGCCCCGCGCGACGCGCCGCTCGACGACGACCCGCAGGCGCTGCGGAACGCGCTCTGGCTCGTCACCGACGAGAAGTACAAGGAGGCGCTCTCGAGCTACTTCAAGAAGAAGTCGAAGGGCGTCTACCGCGCCGACGACCCCGACCGCGCGCCGTCGCTCACCCGCGAGCCGCCGCAGCGCCACGTGGACCCGGTGCGCCCGTTCGACTTCGACCGCGCGCGCTGGCGCGCCGAGGTGCGCCGGCTCAGCGGGCTCTTCCGGGGCCACCCGGACGTCTTCGACGCCTCGGTCAAGGTGACGGGCGAGAAGCAGGTGCGGTGGTTCACCTCCAGCGAGGGGAGCGCGCTCGTCACCGAGGAGACCGTCTACGCCGTGCACGTGCAGGCGGTGGCGCGCGCGGTGGACGGGCAGCTGCTCGAGAACAGCCGCGACTTCTACGCCCGCGCCGAGGCCGCGCTGCCGCCGCCGGACCGGCTCGAGCGCGAGGTGCGCGCGCTCGTGCTGGAGCTCGAGGCGCTCCGCACCGCGCCGGTGGTCGACCCCTACACCGGGCCCGCCATCCTGGCGCCGGAGGCGACGGGGGTGCTCTTCCACGAGGCGGTGGGGCACCGGCTCGAGGGCGAGCGCCAGGACGACGACAAGGAGGGGCAGACCTTCAAGGGCCAGGTGGGGAAGGCCATCCTGCCGGCGTTCCTCTCCGTGCTCGACGACCCGACCCAGCAGGCCGAGGGCGAGGTCGCGCTCAACGGTGCGTACGCCTACGACGACCAGGGCGTGCCGGCGCAGCGGACGGTGCTGGTCGAGGACGGCGTGCTGCGCACCTTCCTCCTCTCGCGCCGGCCGGTGAAGCCCTTCACCCGCTCGAACGGCCACGGCCGCAGCCAGGGCGCGATGCCGCCCATCGCGCGCATGGGGAACCTCGTCCTGCGCTCGAAGAAGCAGGTCCCCATGACCGAGCTGAAGCGGCTGCTGCTGGAGGAGGCGCGGCGCCAGGGGAAGCCCTACGCGCTCGTCATCCAGGACATCACCGGCGGGAACACGAACACCATGTCCTACGGGTACCAGGCCTTCAAGGGCACGCCGCGGCTCGTCTACCGGGTGGACGTCGCCACCGGGAAGCAGGAGCTGGTGCGCGGGGTGGAGCTCGTCGGCACGCCGCTCTCGAGCGTGAGCCGCGTGCTCGCCACCGGCGACGAGGTGCGCGCCTTCAACGGCTACTGCGGCGCGGAGAGCGGGTACGTGCCCGTCTCCACGGTCGCGCCGGCGGCGCTGGTGAGCGAGATCGAGCTGCAGCGCGTGGCGCGCGCCAACGAGCGCAGCCCCATCCTGCCGGCGCCGTGGAGCGAGCGCCCCACCGCCAGCGCGGAGGCGCGATGA